The following is a genomic window from Campylobacter lari subsp. lari.
TTTCTCCTTTATTAAAAGAAAAATTTACATCTTTTAACACCATTTTATCTTTTTGATAGCTTAAAGAGACATTTTTAAAATGGATATTTTGGATATTTTCTGTAAGTTTTTCATCGCCACCTTTAATTTGTGGTTCTAAATCAGTTAGATAAAAAGTTCTCTCACTTGCTGCTACTGCATTTTGTAATCTTGTATAAAGCGAAGAAAGTCTTTTAATAGGTGTATAAGCCATAAATAAAGCTGTGGTAAAACTAAAAAAAGATCCTATACTTAAGCTTCCATCGATTACTTCTTTACCGCCTATTATAATTACTATTGCAAAGCCAATTGAACCCATAGATTCCATCAAAGGGCTACTTAAAGCTTCAATTCTAATGCCTTTTAAGGAAAGTTTGCAAACTTCACTATTGGTTTGGCTGAATTTTTGCATTTCATTTTTGCCTGCATTAGAAGCTTTAATAAGTTCTATATTGGAAAAGATTTCGCTTAATCTTGAAGTAAGATCAGAATTTTTTTCTTGAGTATTGCGTCCTATTTTTTTGATTTTTTTAGCAAAAATAGCAAGAGGATAAATTGCTAAAGGTAAAATTACTAAAGCAAAAAAAGCAAGTTTTGGACTTTGATAAATCACCACACTTAAAAGCCCAATTGCAGTTAAACTTTCCCTTAAAATTTCAGGTATGATAGTAGAAACTATATTTTGCAAAGCTCCAATATCAGAAGTACAACGACTAATTAATTCCCCGTTTCTGTATTTATGGAAAAAGCTCATATCTAAACGCAAAAGATTACCAAGCACTAATTCTCTTAATCTTCTTAAAATATCTGTACCAACATAAGATATATAATAAACTTGCATATAAGCACCAAGATTTTTTAAAGCATAAATTAAAACAACAAGCAAAGGCATATAATAAAGCAATTGTGCATTTTTTTCTATAAAAATTTTATTTAAAATAGGCTCTATGATGTATGCACTAGCAGCTGTGCCACCACTAGTTAAAAGCATGCCAATGATAGCTAAAACAAAATAAAACCAATAATCTTTATAATAAGGCTTAAAGCGAGTAAAAACCTCTTTAAGCTTCATTTCTTTGTAATTTTTATCCATTTTTCTCCCATACCACACCATTTGGTGTATCCATTAAAAGAATATTCTCTTTGGCTAAATCATCTCGAATTTGATCTGCTAAGACATAGTTTTTTTCTTGTTTTGCTTTGTTGCGTAGAGTGATTTTTTCTTCTATTTCTTGACATTTTTCTTCACTAATGCCAAATTGAAAATATTTTATAGTATCTATAAAACCTATGCCAAAAATAAAAGCAAGTTCTTTTAAGGTTTTTTCTAATTGTATTTTATAAGCTTCATCTTTTGGGTTTTGATCTAAGTAAATATTACTTTCATTGATAAACTCATCAAGTAAAGCTAGAGCTTTAGAGGCATTTAAATCATCGTTTAAAACATCTAAGATATTTTGAGATACCTCACTTTCTATAATAGTTTTTTCATCTATAAAAGCATTTAAATTTAAGCGTTTTTTTAAGCGGTAAAATTTATCAAGCCTTTTTTTAGCAGCTTGTAAGTCTTCTAAAGCATAGTTAAAATGTGCTCTATAATGTACACTTAAAAGATAAAATCTCAAAACCTCCCCATTAAAAAGTTTTAAAGAATCTTTTAGAAAAAAGCTATTTCCCAAGCTTTTACTCATTTTTTCACCATTAATTTGTACAAAACCATTATGTAGCCAAAAATTAGCTAATTCATGATTGTTTTTACAACGACACTGACAAGCTTCATTCTCATGATGAGGAAAAAGTAAGTCTATGCCCCCTGCATGAATGTCAAGCTTATCTTTAAAAATACTCTCTATCATTACAACACATTCTGTGTGCCAACCTGGTCTTCCTTTGCCAAAACTTGCAGGATAAAATTTTTCATCAAATTTCCATAAAACAAAATCGCTATCATTTTTTTTAGCTATGTTTTCTTCTAAGCGTGATTGATTATCTTCTAAATTTCTTTTAGAGATATAAAAGTATTTATCATCTTTGCTAGTATCAAAATAAATCCCATCTTCAAGTTTATAAGCTAGGTTTAATTCTAAAAGTTTTTCTATATAAGTAATCATTTGCTCAATATAAGCTGTGGCCTTTGGTTTAAAATCAGGTTCTAAGATATTAAGTGCTTGCATATCCTCTTCATATCTTTTAATATAAAAATTTGTAATTTCTTCTAAACTTTTACCACTTTCTTGCATTTTTTTTAAAATTTTATCATCAATATCAGTGTAATTTCTAGCAAAAACCACTTCATAACCACTTGTTATTAAAACTCTTCTTAAAAAATCAAAACACACACTACTTCTTGCATGTCCTAAATGCGCATCATCATATACAGTAGGCCCGCACAGATAAATATTTGCTTTTTTTGCTTCATGTGGGATAAATTCGCATTTTTTCTTTAAAACACTATCAAAAAAAACCATTAAAACAAACCTTTAAAAAATGATAAAGTTCAATTAAAAATTGTATTAAAATATCTTTAATTTCAAATAAGCCTAAAGCAAATAAACTTAAAAATACTATGCTAATAAGCCAAAATTTAATCCTAAAAATACCCCAAA
Proteins encoded in this region:
- a CDS encoding ABC transporter ATP-binding protein; protein product: MDKNYKEMKLKEVFTRFKPYYKDYWFYFVLAIIGMLLTSGGTAASAYIIEPILNKIFIEKNAQLLYYMPLLVVLIYALKNLGAYMQVYYISYVGTDILRRLRELVLGNLLRLDMSFFHKYRNGELISRCTSDIGALQNIVSTIIPEILRESLTAIGLLSVVIYQSPKLAFFALVILPLAIYPLAIFAKKIKKIGRNTQEKNSDLTSRLSEIFSNIELIKASNAGKNEMQKFSQTNSEVCKLSLKGIRIEALSSPLMESMGSIGFAIVIIIGGKEVIDGSLSIGSFFSFTTALFMAYTPIKRLSSLYTRLQNAVAASERTFYLTDLEPQIKGGDEKLTENIQNIHFKNVSLSYQKDKMVLKDVNFSFNKGEILALVGSSGGGKSSIINLLIYFFEKDSGEILINQRDINSFDIVSLRENISLVTQNIYIFNDTIAQNIAYAKEYDEARVIEVLKQANAYDFVQELGGIHTELKEHGKNLSGGQKQRIAIARALYKNPQILIFDEATSALDNESEKAIVKTIESLKKDRLILIIAHRLSTIENADKIAVLDKGKIASIGNDAYLMKHCEIYQKLKQKVQKTDKVKENEN
- the cysS gene encoding cysteine--tRNA ligase, whose amino-acid sequence is MVFFDSVLKKKCEFIPHEAKKANIYLCGPTVYDDAHLGHARSSVCFDFLRRVLITSGYEVVFARNYTDIDDKILKKMQESGKSLEEITNFYIKRYEEDMQALNILEPDFKPKATAYIEQMITYIEKLLELNLAYKLEDGIYFDTSKDDKYFYISKRNLEDNQSRLEENIAKKNDSDFVLWKFDEKFYPASFGKGRPGWHTECVVMIESIFKDKLDIHAGGIDLLFPHHENEACQCRCKNNHELANFWLHNGFVQINGEKMSKSLGNSFFLKDSLKLFNGEVLRFYLLSVHYRAHFNYALEDLQAAKKRLDKFYRLKKRLNLNAFIDEKTIIESEVSQNILDVLNDDLNASKALALLDEFINESNIYLDQNPKDEAYKIQLEKTLKELAFIFGIGFIDTIKYFQFGISEEKCQEIEEKITLRNKAKQEKNYVLADQIRDDLAKENILLMDTPNGVVWEKNG